From the Anaeromyxobacter dehalogenans 2CP-1 genome, the window CCACCTTGCCGGCGAAGGAGAGCCCGGCCATCGGCGTGGACCGCTCGCCCAGGTGCGTGGCGTAGATCGCGAACCCCTCCGAGCGGAGGTGGGCGAGGCACTCGGCGGTGGAGGACCAGCGCCGCACGTCCAGCCACTTGTCCGCGTTCTGGCTGATCTTCTTGTTGCGGTCGTAGGGCTTCATGGGCCCCTCGATCGCGTGCAGCGTCTGGACCCCGAACGCCTCGCAGGTGCGCAGCACCGCGTTCACGTTCTGCGGATCGCAGAACGCCTCCATCACCACGGTGAGCGTGCGGGTGCGGTTCGCCACCACCGCGTCGATGCGGGCCCGGCGCTCCGGGAGCACGAACGCGGGGTCGCCCAGCTTCACGCGCGCGCCCTCGGCTTCGCGAGCTTCTTGCCGCCGCCGCCGCGGTGCGGCCGCGCCTCCTTGAAGAGCGCGCGCCCGACCGCGTCGAGGAGGGCGTCGAGCCCCTCGCCGGTGACCGCGGAGACGAGGTGCACCGGCACCGGCTTCTTGCGCCGGCCGAGCAGCTTCTGCAGCTTCACGCCGGCGGCGCGCGCCTCGGGGACGTCGATCTTGGTCACCGCCACGATCTGCGGCTTCCGCGCCAGCTCGTCGGAGTAGGCGGCGAGCTCGGCGTTGATCGCGTCGAGATCGGGCTTGGGCGCGCGGCCCGGCTCCGGGTTCGCGCCCTCCACCAGGTGGATGAGGACGCGGCAGCGCTCCACGTGCCGGAGGAACTGGTGCCCCAGGCCGGCGCCGGCGTGCGCGCCCTCGATGAGCCCCGGGATGTCCGCGACCACGAAGCTCCGCTCGCGCCAGCCGACCACGCCGAGGTTCGGCGTGAGCGTGGTGAACGGGTAGTCCGCGATCTTCGGCCGGGCGCGCGAGATGCGGCTGATGAGGGTGGACTTCCCGGCGTTCGGGTAGCCCACGATCCCCACGTCGGCGAGCAGCTTCAGCTCGAGGACGAGGTCCCGCTCCGCGCCCGGCGTGCCGTCCTCGGCGTAGCGCGGCGCCTGGTTGGTGGAGCTCGCGAAGTTCATGTTGCCGAGCCCGCCGCGGCCGCCCTTCGCGATCACGACGCGCTCGCCCGCGGCGCCCAGGTCGCAGAGCTGCTCGCCGGTGGCCGCGTCCTTCACCACCGTGCCCGGCGGGACGCGCAGGACCAGGTCCGCGCCGTCCTTGCCGTTCATGTCCGAGCCGCTGCCCTTCTCGCCGTTCCGCGCCTTGTGCTCGCGGATGTAGCGGTAGTCGAGCAGGGTGGAGAGCTGCGGATCGACCTCCAGCACCACGTCGCCGCCGTTGCCGCCGTCGCCGCCCGCCGGGCCGCCCCGCGGGATGAACTTCTCGCGGCGCCACGCGACGGCACCGTCGCCGCCGTCGCCGGCCTTCACGTGGATCTTCACCTCGTCGACGAACTTCACGAGCGACCTCGAGAAACGCGAAGCGCCGCGGACCCGAGGATCCGCGGCGCGCGCAGTGCCGTCGCCCCGAGCCGTGCCGGAGGCGAGGGGAGCTTACGCCCCGGGGAGCACCGACACCACGCGGCGATCGCCGCGGGTCCGGCTGTACTTCACGGTGCCGTCGATGAGGGCGAACAGCGTGAAGTCCTTGCCCATACCGACGTTCTGGCCGGGATGGACGAGCGTGCCGACCTGGCGGACGAGGATGTTGCCCGCGACCACCTTCTCGGACCCGTAGACCTTGATCCCGCGGCGCTGGCCGGGAGAGTCGCGCCCGTTGCGCGAAGAGCCCTGTCCCTTTTTGTGAGCCATTTCCTGCTCCGTTCGCCCCGGGCCTAGGCCCGGACCGTGGTGATGAGGACCTCGGTGTAGGGCTGACGGTGGCCCCGCTTCTTGGTCCAGCCTTCCTTCTTCTTCCGGAAGTGGATGACCTTCTTGTGCTTGTCCTGGGCGACGATCTCGCCCTCGACGGTGACGCCGGCCAGGGTCGGCGTGCCGACCTTCGCCTCGCCCTCACCCCCGACGAGCAGCACGTCGAAGTTCACCTTCCCGCCGACGTCGCCGGCGAGCTTCTCGATCTTCACCCGGTCGCCCTGGGCGACGCGATACTGCTTCCCGCCGGTCCGAATCACCGCGTACATCGCTTCTCTCCTCGGAATCTGGGGAGGAAAACACGGCCGCGCGCGTGCGAGCGCGACGATCCGGCCCTCCGGAAGGGCGGTCATATACGATCGCGCCGCGGCACCTGTCAAGGAATGCCGGGCAGTTGGATCGGCGCACCCTCGCCTGCCGCCCAGGGGGGGGGCGCCGATGTGGGCACCCCTGCACCTTGCGGCCTGCGGCCGATCGGTCGATCCTCCGCGTCCTATGAACAAGCGACACCTGATCGCCCTCGCGTGCGCGCTCGCGCTCCCCTGCCTCGCGGAGGCCCAGGCCTCGGTGCAGCTCCGCCTGGACCTTCCGGTCGTCCTCCCTCAGCTCGTGGTGGTCTCCCCCGGCGTCCAGGTGGTGCCGGACGTCGAGGAGGAGGTCTTCTTCGTGGACAGCTGGTACTGGGTCCGCCACGACGGCGGCTGGTACCGCGCCCGCAGCCCGCGCGGCGGCTGGGCGTTCGTGCAGCCGCGCTACGTCCCGTCGCGGCTCGTCCAGGTTCCCCCCGGGAAGTACAAGCGCTTCCACCCGGGCAAGGGCCACGGCGCGCCGGCCCGCTACGAGGGCGGCGGCCACGGTGGCCACGGCGGCGGCGACCACGGCCACCCGGGCAAGGGCGGCAAGGGCCACGGCAAGCACTGACGCGTGCGGCACCGGCGGGCGGTGGGGTCGGACCCCGCCGCCCGCGCCGCGTCCGGCGGCCGCGATCACAGCCCGAAGTGCGCCGGCGACAGCCCCTTCCACTGACAGTAATCGCGCAGCTCGCGCTTCACGAGCCCCCAGGTCAGCGCCAGCGCCAGGACGTCGTCGGTGAAGCCGAGCGGCACCAGGAAGTCGGGGATGAGGTCCACCGGGGAGACCACGTAGACCACCGCCGCGGCCAGCGCCGCGACCGCCTTCCACGGGACCTTGCGGTAGGTGCCGTTCGCGTAGTCGCGGATGACCATCCAGAGCAGGCGCAGCTTGCTGCGCAGCTTCGCCGGCGCGGTCTTCGCGTACCAGGGCGGGCGCGCGAGGAAGCGCCGCGCCGCCTCCGCGTGCTCGCCGGCGGTCTCCGGCGTCACGTCGCGCGCGTCGCGGGCGAGCTCGCGGGCGGCGGCGTCGCGGCAGGAGATGCAGTCGGCGTTCGTGCCCTGGGGGCGGCCGCAGGCGGGGCAGGTGCGGGGGGCCATGCCGGGGATCCTAATCCCCGGGGGCCGCCGGCGGGGAGCGCCCCGGCCGCGTCGGGCGGGGCTCACCCTTCGCGGGCGCGGCGCCGCGCGCGCTCGGGGCGGGAGGCGGGCTCGGCCTCGCCCACCTCGTGGAAGCGGCGGTAGTCCACCGCGCGCCGCCCGTCCGGCAAGGTCCGCACGATGGGCGCGAAGCGGGCGCCCCAGCGGATGCGCGCGGCGGGGTAGACGTGGCGGGCGTAGATGACGCGGGTGAGCGCCTCGTCGTAGCCGCTGAACGTCACGATCACCTCCGCCTCGGCGCTCTCCAGCGCGCCCGCGTCCGCGCCGGCGAGCGGGCTGCCCGGCCCGATCACGTGGGCTGCGGTCCAGGCGTGCGAGAACAGCGCGGTGCCGCCGCGCACCAGCGGCAGGTCGTGGGCGCGCCGGACCGGCTCGCCGTCGTCGTCGAGCTCCTCGCGCACCAGCATCACCGACACCTTCGCGTCCACCACGTGGCTGGTGCGCTCGTTCGCCATGCGGAACTGGAGCGCCTCGCCCCCGCGGTGCGGGCCGATCACGGCCACCTCGCTGAACAGCACCCGGGCGCGGAGCAGCGAGAACTTCGCGAGGACGATGCCCGCGCCGATCACGAGCTCCGCCCAGCGCACGAACCCCTCGGCGCCCGTCACCAGCCCGGCCGCGAGCGCCCGGGGCGCGAGCGCCGCCCGCACCTCGTCGGCCGAGGCGCCGCGCGCGAGCGCCACCAGCGCCGCCACCGCGGAGCCGCGCGCCGCCGGCCCGGCGTCGCCGAGCGCGTAGTGCGCCGCCTCGAACCCCGCTGCGGTGACGAAGTACACGAGCGCGTACACGGCGCAGAGGCGCGCCCAGGAGCCGGTGACGAGCCGGTGGTACAGGTCGGCGAGCGGGCGGCGCCGCAGGCCGATCGCGACCAGGCCGCGGGTGGCCTGCCCGAACACGCGGGTGTGGGTGAGGTCCGCCATGCGGCCGCGGATCGTAGACGCAGGGTGCAAGGCGCGGCTAGGCGCCGGACCGCCTACCCCGGCGCTACCGCGTGCTGGCCAGCGCCGCCAGCCCGGCCGCGTGCGGCGCGCGCACCACGCCGCGCTCGGTCACGATGGCGGTGACGAGCGCCGCGGGCGTGACGTCGAAGGCCGGGTAGCGCGCCGGGACCCCGACCGGCGCGATGCGCTGGCCGGCCAGCATGACCACCTCGTCGGCGCCGCGCTCCTCGATGGGGATGTCCGCGCCGGTGGGCGTGGCGAGGTCCACGGTGGACCACGGGGCGGCCACGTAGAAGGGCAGCCGGTGGTGCGCCGCGAGCACCGCCAGCGCGTAGGTGCCGATCTTGTTCGCCACGTCGCCGTTCGCGGCGATGCGGTCGGCGCCCACCACCACGCAGCCGATCTCGCCGCGCGCCATGAGCCAGCCGGCCATGCCGTCGGTGAGCAGCGTCACCGGGATGCCGTCGCGGTGCAGCTCCCAGGCGGTGAGCCGGGCGCCCTGCAGGAACGGGCGCGTCTCGTCGGCGAACACCGAGATGGCGTTCCCGGACTCGACCGCCGCGCGCACCACCCCGAGCGCGGTGCCGTAGCCGGCGGTGGCGAGCGCGCCGGCGTTGCAGTGGGTGAGCACCCGGGCGCGGGCGGGCACGAGCGGCGCGCCGAGCGCGCCGATGCGGCGGCAGGCCGCCTCGTCCTCGTCGCGGATGGCGTGCGCCTCGGCGAGCACGTCCGCGGCCGGCGCGCCGAGCCGCGCCGACATGCGCCGCACCGCCCAGGCCAGGTTCACCGCGGTGGGCCGGGCGCGGGCGAGCAGGTCCGCCGCGGCGCGCAGCCGCTCCGGGCCGGCGCCCCGCCGCGCCTCCACGGCCAGTGCGTAGGCCGCCGCCACGCCGATGGCGGGCGCGCCGCGCACGGTGAGGTCCTTGATCGCGGCCGCCACCGCGTCGGCGGTGGAGAGCTCGAGCCAGCGCTCCTCGGCCGGCAGCGCCTTCTGGTCGAGCAGGCGCACCAGATCGCGGGCGTCGTCGTACAGCACCGGCCGCAGGGGTTCACGTACCGTCATCGCTCTCCCTTGCCCAGCCCGGCGAAGAGCCGCAGCGCGAAGTACCCGGCCGCGCAGGCGGCCACGCCGGCCGCCGGCCAGCGCCCCTGCGCGCCCAGCACCCCGGCCACCACCGCCGAGCCCGCCAGCGCCACGCCCAGGAAGATCCGGCTCGGGCCGCCGGTCGCGCCGGCGCCGGCCGGCCCCGCACCCCACCCTGCCCAGCGCGCCACGATCAGTCCCCCAGCTTCCTGCGCAGCAGCGCGTTCACCACCGCCGGGTTGCCCTTGCCGCGCATCTCCTTCATGACCTGCCCGACGAAGAAGCCGAGGAGGTTCTTGCGGCCGCCGCGGTACTTCTCCGCCTCGCCCGGGTTCGCGGCGAGCACCTTGTCCACCGCGGCCTCGATGGCGCCCTCGTCGGACACCTGC encodes:
- a CDS encoding TrmH family RNA methyltransferase, with product MKLGDPAFVLPERRARIDAVVANRTRTLTVVMEAFCDPQNVNAVLRTCEAFGVQTLHAIEGPMKPYDRNKKISQNADKWLDVRRWSSTAECLAHLRSEGFAIYATHLGERSTPMAGLSFAGKVALVFGNEQRGVSEEALALADACYAIPMRGFVQSLNVSVAAAISLAHAVERREVERGRHGDLPEDEAQVLRERFYLLAVKQRSRIAKAEAVRDRIARHARFRG
- the obgE gene encoding GTPase ObgE yields the protein MKFVDEVKIHVKAGDGGDGAVAWRREKFIPRGGPAGGDGGNGGDVVLEVDPQLSTLLDYRYIREHKARNGEKGSGSDMNGKDGADLVLRVPPGTVVKDAATGEQLCDLGAAGERVVIAKGGRGGLGNMNFASSTNQAPRYAEDGTPGAERDLVLELKLLADVGIVGYPNAGKSTLISRISRARPKIADYPFTTLTPNLGVVGWRERSFVVADIPGLIEGAHAGAGLGHQFLRHVERCRVLIHLVEGANPEPGRAPKPDLDAINAELAAYSDELARKPQIVAVTKIDVPEARAAGVKLQKLLGRRKKPVPVHLVSAVTGEGLDALLDAVGRALFKEARPHRGGGGKKLAKPRARA
- the rpmA gene encoding 50S ribosomal protein L27 gives rise to the protein MAHKKGQGSSRNGRDSPGQRRGIKVYGSEKVVAGNILVRQVGTLVHPGQNVGMGKDFTLFALIDGTVKYSRTRGDRRVVSVLPGA
- the rplU gene encoding 50S ribosomal protein L21, with translation MYAVIRTGGKQYRVAQGDRVKIEKLAGDVGGKVNFDVLLVGGEGEAKVGTPTLAGVTVEGEIVAQDKHKKVIHFRKKKEGWTKKRGHRQPYTEVLITTVRA
- a CDS encoding YkvA family protein, producing the protein MAPRTCPACGRPQGTNADCISCRDAAARELARDARDVTPETAGEHAEAARRFLARPPWYAKTAPAKLRSKLRLLWMVIRDYANGTYRKVPWKAVAALAAAVVYVVSPVDLIPDFLVPLGFTDDVLALALTWGLVKRELRDYCQWKGLSPAHFGL
- a CDS encoding potassium transporter, translated to MADLTHTRVFGQATRGLVAIGLRRRPLADLYHRLVTGSWARLCAVYALVYFVTAAGFEAAHYALGDAGPAARGSAVAALVALARGASADEVRAALAPRALAAGLVTGAEGFVRWAELVIGAGIVLAKFSLLRARVLFSEVAVIGPHRGGEALQFRMANERTSHVVDAKVSVMLVREELDDDGEPVRRAHDLPLVRGGTALFSHAWTAAHVIGPGSPLAGADAGALESAEAEVIVTFSGYDEALTRVIYARHVYPAARIRWGARFAPIVRTLPDGRRAVDYRRFHEVGEAEPASRPERARRRAREG
- the mtnA gene encoding S-methyl-5-thioribose-1-phosphate isomerase, with protein sequence MTVREPLRPVLYDDARDLVRLLDQKALPAEERWLELSTADAVAAAIKDLTVRGAPAIGVAAAYALAVEARRGAGPERLRAAADLLARARPTAVNLAWAVRRMSARLGAPAADVLAEAHAIRDEDEAACRRIGALGAPLVPARARVLTHCNAGALATAGYGTALGVVRAAVESGNAISVFADETRPFLQGARLTAWELHRDGIPVTLLTDGMAGWLMARGEIGCVVVGADRIAANGDVANKIGTYALAVLAAHHRLPFYVAAPWSTVDLATPTGADIPIEERGADEVVMLAGQRIAPVGVPARYPAFDVTPAALVTAIVTERGVVRAPHAAGLAALASTR